A window of the Nitrospinota bacterium genome harbors these coding sequences:
- a CDS encoding tetratricopeptide repeat protein, translating into MSDPLVDTQKLLHLAVENFQNGRLQEAKTYFHEALAKAPDDFDALHLSGVLELQLGQLDRAEELIAKALTINPNFADAHYNLAKVFEGQGRWQEAMGSYQKAVSLEPGLDVAHFNLGLIHARLGDFENAIASYQQAIQTNPGDWDYHFNLGNAFNSVNNLEAAILSYRIALDLDPSKPEANNNLGIAYKELGSLEQAIVSFQQALKIYPDYADAHYNLANTYEEVGRMNDALVSYQKAIAVKPDLAKAHNNLGNIYYALGKKEKAAELYQRAVELDPASFSSRHMLNSIRGTPTETTPIQYVESLFDKAAGSFENQLVDKLKYNAPNDLKTHLIQLAGKNYRFRRAVDLGCGTGLSGQAFRPLSDRLAGVDISSKMVAEAKRKEIYDALSVGEILNFLNQSSETYDLFLATDVMVYFGNLAAFFSTVKSRAMQGSYFLFSTEGCEGENYSLRQTGRFAHSKDYIQNLAEEFQFVVASCQPTTIRMENDQPISGFNFILRSS; encoded by the coding sequence ATGAGTGACCCTCTTGTCGATACGCAAAAATTACTGCACCTGGCCGTCGAAAATTTTCAAAACGGCAGATTGCAGGAGGCCAAAACCTATTTCCATGAGGCTCTGGCCAAAGCTCCAGACGACTTTGACGCCTTGCACTTATCAGGAGTGCTTGAACTCCAACTGGGTCAACTCGACCGCGCCGAAGAACTCATAGCCAAAGCTCTCACAATCAACCCAAATTTTGCGGACGCTCATTACAACCTTGCCAAGGTATTTGAAGGCCAAGGCCGATGGCAAGAAGCCATGGGCTCCTATCAAAAAGCCGTATCTCTCGAGCCCGGTCTGGATGTGGCCCATTTCAACCTTGGCCTCATCCATGCAAGACTGGGAGACTTTGAAAATGCGATTGCGTCCTATCAACAAGCCATCCAAACCAACCCCGGAGACTGGGATTACCACTTCAACCTGGGCAATGCATTTAATAGCGTCAACAATCTGGAGGCGGCGATTCTATCGTACCGGATTGCGCTCGATCTGGACCCTTCTAAACCTGAAGCAAACAATAACCTCGGCATTGCTTACAAAGAGCTCGGAAGTTTGGAACAGGCCATCGTATCTTTTCAGCAGGCTTTAAAAATATATCCCGATTACGCGGACGCTCATTATAATTTAGCCAATACTTATGAAGAAGTCGGCAGGATGAATGACGCCCTGGTTTCCTACCAAAAGGCCATTGCCGTAAAACCTGATCTGGCCAAAGCCCACAACAACCTTGGCAATATTTATTACGCTCTGGGAAAGAAGGAAAAAGCGGCGGAGTTGTATCAGCGGGCGGTGGAGTTGGACCCTGCAAGTTTTTCTTCCCGGCACATGCTGAATTCCATCCGCGGAACCCCCACCGAAACCACGCCCATTCAGTACGTTGAGAGTTTATTCGACAAGGCCGCCGGTAGTTTTGAAAATCAACTCGTCGACAAACTCAAATACAATGCTCCCAATGATCTGAAAACACACCTGATCCAATTAGCAGGCAAGAACTACCGATTCAGGAGAGCGGTTGATCTGGGATGCGGAACCGGGCTTTCAGGCCAGGCGTTCCGTCCCTTATCGGATCGCCTGGCAGGAGTAGATATATCCTCCAAAATGGTTGCGGAAGCGAAACGAAAAGAAATTTACGATGCCCTGTCCGTTGGCGAGATCTTAAACTTTTTAAATCAATCCTCTGAAACTTATGATTTGTTTCTGGCGACGGACGTCATGGTTTATTTTGGAAATCTTGCGGCTTTTTTTTCGACGGTCAAGAGCCGGGCGATGCAAGGTTCGTATTTTTTATTTTCCACGGAGGGTTGCGAAGGGGAAAACTATTCACTCAGACAAACAGGACGGTTTGCCCATTCCAAAGACTACATTCAGAATCTTGCGGAAGAATTTCAGTTTGTCGTTGCGTCCTGTCAGCCCACCACCATCAGGATGGAAAACGACCAACCGATATCTGGATTCAATTTTATATTAAGGTCCTCGTAG
- a CDS encoding zinc ribbon domain-containing protein, translated as MYEYQCDKCKKNFEFLQKVNDEPISKCEECGGPLHKCFNQMNFHLYGPGFYSTDNKRKYLK; from the coding sequence ATGTATGAGTACCAATGCGACAAGTGCAAAAAAAACTTTGAATTTTTGCAAAAAGTGAATGACGAACCCATTAGCAAATGCGAAGAATGTGGGGGACCTCTACATAAATGCTTTAACCAAATGAACTTTCATTTGTATGGGCCGGGATTTTATTCCACCGATAATAAAAGAAAGTACCTGAAATAA
- a CDS encoding 2-oxoacid:acceptor oxidoreductase family protein, with translation MAVKRYNVRMAGIGGQGVVTASHIISNAVVISGGHSSLVPFFGSEKRNAPVESYVRISNEVIYEIGEIIFPNVIMIFHPSVITLGKSYTMPFYTGLKKDGIIIINSRTPIPFSRDEQKEMDNMDAKVYYLPATEIANEVAKTELATNMAMCGAVAAVFGIPDLGSLAASVKDRFIGKGIVVSGGTAALDSAIEKKFAKKAKLMEANMKTLEASYKYMMDNGFAHPDAKYIELTKEQHAAAGVA, from the coding sequence ATGGCTGTTAAACGCTATAACGTTCGCATGGCAGGGATCGGAGGCCAGGGTGTGGTCACAGCGTCCCATATCATCAGTAACGCAGTTGTTATTTCTGGCGGGCACAGCTCTCTCGTTCCATTTTTTGGTTCAGAGAAACGGAACGCACCAGTAGAAAGCTATGTCAGGATTTCCAATGAAGTCATTTATGAAATCGGCGAGATCATTTTCCCGAACGTCATTATGATTTTCCATCCCTCGGTTATCACCTTGGGGAAATCCTACACCATGCCGTTTTATACGGGTCTGAAAAAAGACGGCATTATCATTATCAACAGCCGGACGCCGATTCCTTTTAGCAGGGATGAGCAAAAGGAAATGGATAATATGGATGCTAAAGTCTATTATCTCCCGGCAACTGAGATCGCCAACGAAGTTGCAAAAACCGAATTGGCCACGAATATGGCCATGTGTGGCGCCGTTGCAGCTGTTTTCGGGATACCGGATCTGGGATCGCTTGCCGCATCCGTTAAGGACCGATTCATCGGTAAAGGAATCGTCGTATCCGGGGGAACCGCCGCGCTTGACAGCGCCATCGAGAAAAAGTTCGCCAAAAAAGCGAAGCTCATGGAAGCCAATATGAAAACCCTTGAAGCCAGCTACAAGTATATGATGGACAATGGTTTTGCGCATCCAGACGCTAAGTACATAGAACTCACTAAAGAACAACACGCTGCTGCCGGGGTGGCTTAA
- a CDS encoding DUF1841 family protein: protein MDFDKETQVRILQVAAGREDGKTFEELDERIAHIMDLHPEFDEIWKQGELATYPQEINGKVVSPFVHTVLHVTVDRQITLGQPEFVPEAYNRLIDQGMEEHHALHAVMSIYAELHFANLRKGQQFDTLDYQSRLQYLSYEDSGSEGEG, encoded by the coding sequence ATGGATTTTGATAAAGAAACTCAAGTACGAATTCTGCAGGTGGCCGCTGGTCGGGAAGATGGAAAGACCTTTGAAGAACTCGATGAGCGTATTGCTCATATCATGGACCTGCATCCGGAATTCGATGAAATCTGGAAACAAGGGGAACTGGCGACCTATCCTCAGGAAATCAACGGAAAAGTCGTCAGTCCATTTGTACACACCGTTTTACATGTAACGGTTGACAGGCAGATCACCCTTGGGCAGCCCGAATTCGTTCCCGAAGCCTATAACCGGCTCATCGATCAAGGGATGGAGGAGCATCACGCCCTGCATGCCGTTATGAGTATTTATGCGGAGCTTCATTTTGCGAATTTACGCAAGGGCCAGCAGTTTGATACGCTTGACTACCAGAGCCGATTGCAATATCTGTCCTATGAAGATTCTGGTTCAGAGGGCGAAGGGTGA
- a CDS encoding 6-carboxytetrahydropterin synthase, which translates to MIYITRRLEFCASHRLFNPKFSDRENEETFGLCNNPNGHGHNYVLEVTVKGDIDPDTGMVLDLKTLKKLIHWEIIDKVDHKNFNMDVDFMKDVIPTAENIAIKFWELLESKIDNGTLHELKLYESERNYVVYRGN; encoded by the coding sequence ATGATATATATTACCCGACGTCTGGAATTCTGCGCCAGCCACCGCCTTTTCAATCCCAAATTTTCCGACAGGGAGAATGAAGAAACTTTCGGGTTGTGTAACAACCCTAATGGCCACGGTCACAATTATGTTCTGGAGGTAACGGTCAAGGGGGACATCGACCCGGATACAGGGATGGTGCTGGACTTGAAAACCCTTAAGAAATTGATCCATTGGGAAATTATCGACAAAGTGGACCATAAGAACTTCAATATGGATGTCGACTTTATGAAAGACGTGATTCCCACTGCTGAAAATATTGCCATCAAATTCTGGGAACTCCTGGAGTCAAAAATTGATAACGGCACTTTACATGAGCTGAAACTTTATGAATCCGAGCGAAACTATGTCGTCTACCGTGGAAATTGA
- the sucD gene encoding succinate--CoA ligase subunit alpha, with protein sequence MSILVDENTRLIVQGITGREGQFHTEQCMKYGTNVVGGVTPNKGGQTVLDNVPVFNTVKDAATKTKANATMIFVPPAFAADAILEAADAGIALIICIAEGIPTSDMIEVHRYLQNSDSRLVGPNCPGVISPGKCKIGIMPAHIHKKGNVGIISRSGTLTYEAVGQLTALGIGQSTCVGIGGDPIIGTTFIDALGLFQKDRGTKAICMIGEIGGSAEDEAAYFIKKHVTKPVVGFIAGQTAPPGRRMGHAGAIISGGQGTAEEKMKIMKKCGIKVVKSPADLGTTIQKVL encoded by the coding sequence ATGAGCATACTCGTCGATGAAAATACACGGTTGATCGTTCAGGGAATCACGGGACGTGAAGGTCAGTTCCACACCGAACAATGCATGAAATATGGAACCAACGTCGTGGGCGGGGTCACGCCGAACAAAGGCGGTCAAACCGTTCTGGACAACGTGCCTGTCTTCAATACCGTTAAAGATGCCGCGACGAAAACCAAAGCCAACGCCACCATGATCTTCGTTCCCCCGGCGTTTGCCGCTGATGCGATTCTGGAAGCCGCCGATGCGGGCATTGCGCTGATCATCTGTATCGCCGAAGGCATCCCGACCAGCGACATGATAGAAGTCCACCGTTACCTGCAAAATTCCGATTCCCGCCTCGTGGGACCCAACTGTCCAGGCGTCATCTCCCCCGGAAAATGCAAGATCGGCATCATGCCGGCGCATATACACAAAAAGGGCAACGTCGGCATCATATCCCGCAGTGGCACCCTGACTTATGAAGCTGTCGGGCAGTTGACGGCGCTAGGCATCGGCCAGTCCACCTGTGTGGGCATTGGCGGCGATCCAATCATCGGCACCACGTTCATAGACGCACTCGGATTGTTTCAGAAAGACCGTGGCACCAAAGCCATCTGCATGATCGGCGAGATCGGGGGATCGGCGGAAGACGAAGCCGCCTACTTCATCAAAAAGCATGTCACCAAACCGGTAGTCGGGTTCATCGCCGGGCAAACCGCACCTCCCGGACGACGCATGGGTCATGCTGGCGCTATCATCTCCGGCGGACAGGGAACCGCAGAGGAAAAGATGAAGATCATGAAAAAATGCGGCATCAAGGTGGTCAAAAGCCCCGCTGACCTTGGAACAACCATACAGAAGGTTTTGTAG
- a CDS encoding pyridoxamine 5'-phosphate oxidase family protein has product MSKQISKLDEPLKEFITNQHIFFVGTAGVEGRVNISPKGMDSLRVIDSKKIVWLNYTGSGNETAAHVLECQRMTLLFCAFEGKPQILRVYGKARAVHPHDAEWETLLGLFPALPGARQIFSLDIESVATSCGYSVPFYEYVGERDVLVQWAEKKREDGVKKYWQDNNQKSIDGKPTGIF; this is encoded by the coding sequence GTGAGCAAACAGATTTCGAAACTAGATGAACCGCTTAAAGAATTCATAACAAATCAGCATATATTTTTCGTAGGGACGGCGGGAGTGGAGGGTCGGGTGAATATTTCCCCGAAGGGCATGGACTCATTGCGAGTGATCGACTCTAAAAAAATAGTGTGGTTGAATTACACGGGAAGCGGGAATGAAACCGCGGCGCATGTCCTGGAATGCCAGCGTATGACTCTCCTGTTTTGTGCTTTTGAAGGCAAGCCGCAGATCTTGCGTGTCTACGGAAAGGCGAGGGCGGTCCATCCTCACGATGCGGAGTGGGAAACATTGCTTGGTCTTTTCCCGGCGCTACCAGGAGCGCGGCAGATATTTTCGCTGGATATCGAGAGCGTGGCCACGTCCTGCGGTTACAGTGTGCCTTTTTATGAATACGTTGGCGAGCGTGATGTTTTGGTGCAGTGGGCGGAGAAAAAAAGGGAAGATGGCGTTAAGAAATATTGGCAGGATAACAACCAAAAAAGCATCGATGGCAAACCCACCGGCATATTTTGA
- the ndk gene encoding nucleoside-diphosphate kinase: MERTLAMIKPDGVYRNLIGKITDRIESNGFRVVGIKRALLPKSVAARFYYVHKDRPFYDSLCTFMSSGPVILMVLEHENAILGWRELMGATNPADAAEGTIRKEFGISLEENSVHGSDSPENAAFEVPFFFSQTEIFP; this comes from the coding sequence ATGGAAAGAACACTGGCAATGATTAAACCCGACGGAGTTTACCGGAATCTCATTGGAAAAATAACAGATCGGATCGAATCTAATGGGTTCAGAGTGGTGGGGATTAAACGCGCTCTGTTACCAAAAAGCGTTGCGGCGAGGTTCTATTATGTACATAAAGACCGACCGTTTTACGACAGTTTGTGCACTTTTATGAGTTCAGGCCCTGTAATCTTGATGGTGCTGGAACATGAAAATGCCATATTAGGATGGAGAGAGCTCATGGGAGCCACCAACCCGGCGGATGCCGCCGAAGGAACCATCCGCAAAGAATTTGGAATCAGTTTGGAGGAAAATTCGGTTCACGGATCGGATTCCCCGGAAAATGCGGCCTTTGAGGTTCCATTTTTCTTCAGCCAAACTGAGATTTTTCCATAA
- a CDS encoding thiamine pyrophosphate-dependent enzyme: MSFETLIPSPALKEFLPIEYKDLVDHGPYGKNKKVTDMGKFKEIIEEHPMCAGCAMTLFIRLMYIGMPNPEHTIVVGTAGCGRLALSQASVPFVYGNYGDTNAVASGLKRGLELRFPNQFKDVVVCAGDGGLVDIGFQGLMHSWFRHEKFATVLLDNEVYGNTGGQESGMTIQGKVLKMAPRGKKDEKMDMMGLAKVAKLDYIARLAPTNPARVARTIRRAILIAREFGATYVQAYTSCNIEYSIPTPDVMKDAFEIEKDRYGFEEIISDRAKEFLKDLEAKAKKDKKDKN; this comes from the coding sequence ATGTCTTTTGAAACCTTAATACCTTCTCCAGCTTTAAAAGAATTTCTTCCAATTGAATACAAAGATCTCGTTGATCACGGCCCCTATGGCAAGAATAAAAAAGTGACCGACATGGGGAAATTCAAGGAAATCATTGAAGAACATCCCATGTGTGCAGGCTGTGCCATGACTTTGTTTATCCGGTTGATGTACATTGGCATGCCCAATCCGGAACACACGATTGTCGTGGGAACAGCAGGTTGTGGTCGCTTGGCTCTTTCCCAGGCTTCGGTTCCCTTTGTTTATGGCAACTATGGCGATACCAACGCTGTAGCCTCCGGCCTGAAACGGGGCCTGGAACTTCGTTTTCCTAATCAGTTTAAAGATGTTGTGGTCTGCGCCGGCGATGGCGGGCTCGTGGACATTGGATTCCAGGGCTTGATGCACAGTTGGTTCCGCCATGAAAAGTTTGCCACCGTCCTGCTCGACAACGAAGTTTACGGTAACACCGGTGGACAGGAAAGCGGCATGACCATCCAGGGTAAAGTGCTCAAAATGGCTCCCCGCGGAAAAAAAGACGAAAAAATGGACATGATGGGTTTAGCCAAGGTCGCCAAGCTCGATTACATCGCTCGCCTCGCACCGACCAATCCGGCGCGCGTTGCCCGTACCATCCGGCGTGCAATTCTGATCGCCAGGGAATTTGGGGCCACCTATGTGCAGGCGTATACTTCCTGCAACATTGAGTATTCCATCCCCACTCCTGATGTTATGAAAGACGCCTTTGAAATTGAAAAGGACCGTTATGGGTTTGAAGAGATCATCTCTGATCGAGCCAAAGAGTTTTTGAAAGATCTTGAAGCAAAAGCCAAAAAAGATAAAAAAGATAAAAATTAA
- a CDS encoding pyruvate ferredoxin oxidoreductase, with the protein MYYVAEVDKAICSSKNCSLCTTYCPESNCINYSDADKSAYISVDRCKSCEICVYICDEIAKNHAIKMRWIDSLDEGFVIKKTGIVVR; encoded by the coding sequence ATGTACTACGTTGCTGAAGTTGACAAGGCCATTTGTTCATCAAAGAACTGTTCCCTTTGCACCACATACTGTCCCGAATCGAATTGCATCAATTATAGTGATGCCGACAAGTCGGCTTATATCTCTGTTGATCGCTGTAAGTCCTGTGAGATCTGCGTTTATATCTGCGATGAAATCGCCAAGAACCATGCCATAAAGATGAGGTGGATCGACTCACTTGATGAAGGTTTTGTTATTAAGAAAACCGGTATTGTCGTGCGATAA
- a CDS encoding ferredoxin oxidoreductase: protein MSNLTAQAEGKPVDWVPLGDKQKIVTPEEMFFKLPRETLFITGSEAARESIRRANVDIAISYPITPQSETMQQAGYLYDEGYIKEYYRGEEEIGVFSACAGASRAGVRTLTATAGPGLMRGMEAISSWPGARVPIVLLDMCRVINTPLAIQPDNIEMSFLINTGIILLHAENQQDFYDYPLVAFIVSEKVDVTLPVVVSVDGFFVTHARGQVSITPEEYKLPPRDGWKSAVPAMDNENPPARLSRDAPIQKSNFISYHMHSSWQQEVFAAVERSAKYLRKYLGGLVEIINPEAEDFIIASGSAVSQAREAMRQEAEQGRTVGLIKIKSIRPFPRAELIETLKNAKRILIPEFNQAGWLHKEVCATLYGNCDAIISAGPRVYGGMTMPTEMVLEWLAEARKQNS, encoded by the coding sequence ATGTCCAACCTAACAGCCCAAGCGGAAGGTAAACCTGTAGATTGGGTACCTCTAGGGGATAAACAAAAAATAGTCACTCCAGAAGAAATGTTCTTCAAGCTTCCGCGAGAAACACTGTTCATCACAGGAAGTGAAGCCGCCCGCGAATCGATTCGCAGGGCCAATGTTGATATCGCCATTTCCTACCCCATCACGCCACAAAGTGAAACCATGCAACAGGCGGGCTATCTTTATGATGAGGGATATATCAAAGAATATTATCGCGGCGAAGAAGAAATCGGCGTTTTTTCAGCCTGCGCGGGCGCCTCTCGTGCCGGAGTCAGAACTCTCACCGCCACTGCCGGACCGGGCCTCATGCGCGGCATGGAAGCGATCAGCTCCTGGCCGGGTGCGAGAGTTCCTATTGTCCTGCTGGACATGTGCCGGGTCATCAACACCCCTTTGGCGATTCAGCCGGACAATATCGAAATGTCCTTTCTAATCAACACGGGCATCATCCTGTTACACGCTGAGAACCAGCAGGATTTCTACGATTATCCTCTGGTCGCATTTATCGTCTCCGAAAAGGTGGACGTCACCTTACCCGTTGTTGTATCCGTGGATGGATTTTTTGTTACTCACGCACGGGGACAGGTTTCCATAACTCCTGAAGAATACAAATTACCGCCAAGAGATGGTTGGAAATCCGCTGTGCCTGCAATGGACAATGAGAATCCTCCCGCTCGTCTCTCTCGGGACGCGCCAATTCAGAAAAGTAACTTCATCAGTTATCACATGCACTCCAGTTGGCAGCAGGAAGTTTTTGCCGCTGTGGAGCGTTCCGCTAAATATTTGAGGAAGTATCTGGGCGGGTTGGTGGAGATAATTAACCCAGAAGCTGAAGATTTCATCATAGCTTCCGGGTCCGCAGTTTCCCAGGCACGGGAAGCCATGCGCCAGGAGGCTGAACAAGGGCGAACAGTCGGGCTGATTAAAATCAAATCCATTCGCCCCTTCCCAAGAGCTGAACTGATTGAGACCTTAAAGAATGCCAAGCGTATTCTGATTCCAGAATTCAACCAAGCGGGCTGGTTGCACAAAGAAGTCTGTGCAACTCTTTATGGCAATTGTGACGCAATCATCTCCGCCGGACCAAGAGTTTATGGCGGCATGACCATGCCAACCGAAATGGTTTTGGAATGGTTGGCGGAAGCGAGAAAACAAAATTCCTAG
- a CDS encoding PhoH family protein gives MAPTTKEIIIENNDLIPDIFGTHDVNLKLIEKKFNVRITTRGNQVKVTGSPDSIETVNRLLAQLQELFEGQTPPQNGDIKFAIRLIADDPNVDLKSIFTERVVLSPGRGYISPKGSAQSEFIKAAKQKDIIFAIGPAGTGKTYLAVALAVEGLLKNQFKKIVLVRPAVEAGEKLGFLPGDISEKIHPYLMPLYDALNDMLEASQVLQMVQDGIIEIAPLAYMRGRTLNDAFIILDEAQNSTREQMKMFLTRLGFRSKIVVTGDVTQIDLSSARDSGLIHVEKLLQDIEEIQFIYFTEKDVVRHELVKKIIRAYDKGDSPK, from the coding sequence TTGGCCCCCACCACCAAAGAAATAATAATTGAAAATAACGATCTGATTCCAGATATTTTTGGAACGCATGACGTCAACCTCAAGCTGATAGAAAAGAAGTTCAACGTTCGTATCACCACCCGTGGCAACCAGGTCAAAGTTACAGGCTCTCCAGATTCCATAGAAACCGTCAATCGACTCCTGGCCCAACTACAGGAATTGTTTGAAGGGCAAACACCGCCGCAAAACGGGGATATCAAGTTCGCCATTCGCTTGATTGCCGATGATCCCAATGTCGATTTAAAATCGATCTTTACCGAACGGGTGGTCTTGTCTCCCGGTCGAGGCTACATTTCCCCCAAAGGTTCTGCCCAAAGCGAGTTTATAAAGGCGGCCAAGCAGAAAGATATTATATTTGCCATCGGTCCGGCGGGGACGGGAAAAACCTATCTGGCAGTGGCTCTCGCCGTGGAAGGTCTGCTCAAAAACCAGTTTAAAAAAATTGTTCTGGTGCGTCCTGCTGTAGAAGCCGGAGAAAAACTGGGCTTTTTGCCGGGAGATATCTCGGAGAAGATCCATCCCTACCTGATGCCGCTTTACGATGCCTTGAATGACATGTTGGAAGCCAGCCAGGTGTTGCAGATGGTTCAGGATGGAATCATCGAAATCGCTCCTCTGGCCTATATGCGCGGGCGAACGCTAAACGATGCGTTTATTATCCTCGATGAAGCGCAAAACTCCACCCGCGAACAAATGAAAATGTTTTTAACCCGCCTTGGGTTCCGGTCTAAAATTGTGGTGACAGGCGATGTCACACAAATCGACCTTTCGAGCGCCCGCGACTCCGGTCTGATTCATGTGGAAAAACTTTTGCAGGATATTGAAGAGATTCAGTTCATCTATTTTACCGAAAAAGATGTGGTCCGGCACGAACTTGTAAAAAAAATCATCCGGGCTTACGACAAGGGTGACAGTCCCAAATAA
- the folE gene encoding GTP cyclohydrolase I FolE produces the protein MKDLIAKLLVDLGEDPSREGLQNTPERVEKSLKFLTSGYRTNIDELVNGALYQEDYDEMVIIKDIDIYSLCEHHMLPFLGKCHVAYLPKGKIIGLSKVPRIVDAFSRRLQVQERLTKQIAECLEEILQPKGVGVVIEAMHLCMSMRGVEKQSSYTTTSSMLRCFKSDARTRSEFLSLIRPQGNRS, from the coding sequence ATGAAAGACCTGATAGCAAAACTGCTGGTAGACTTGGGAGAAGACCCATCACGCGAAGGTCTCCAAAATACCCCGGAAAGAGTTGAAAAATCCCTGAAATTTTTGACCAGTGGGTATAGGACAAATATAGACGAACTGGTAAACGGTGCCCTTTACCAGGAAGATTATGACGAGATGGTCATCATTAAAGACATCGACATTTACAGCTTGTGCGAACACCACATGTTGCCGTTTCTGGGAAAATGTCACGTTGCCTATCTGCCCAAAGGCAAGATCATCGGGTTGAGCAAAGTTCCCCGCATCGTAGATGCTTTCAGCCGCAGATTGCAAGTGCAGGAACGCTTGACCAAGCAGATTGCCGAATGTCTTGAGGAAATTTTGCAGCCCAAGGGCGTGGGAGTGGTTATTGAAGCCATGCATTTATGCATGTCCATGCGGGGAGTTGAAAAACAAAGCTCCTACACCACCACCAGCTCCATGCTCAGGTGTTTCAAGTCCGATGCCAGAACTCGCAGTGAATTTTTAAGCCTGATTCGCCCTCAGGGGAATCGATCCTGA